A DNA window from Daucus carota subsp. sativus chromosome 3, DH1 v3.0, whole genome shotgun sequence contains the following coding sequences:
- the LOC108211527 gene encoding putative axial regulator YABBY 2 isoform X1, which produces MSLEFTTERVCYVQCNVCNTVLAVSVPCNSMTTVVTVRCGHCVNLFSVNMGPMLHSPPLQDLQKVQRQAANGRRDCSSSSSDECIKFVALESAHDQHQQPPRMPPIRPPEKRQRVPSAYNRFIKEEIQRIKSVKPDISHREAFSTAAKNWAHFPHIHYDQKRDNSNKLQKSDDHAVAGEITPKTHHLY; this is translated from the exons ATGTCTCTCGAATTCACCACCGAACGTGTGTGTTATGTTCAGTGCAACGTCTGCAACACTGTTCTCGCG GTGAGTGTTCCATGCAACAGTATGACCACAGTGGTGACAGTGAGGTGCGGGCATTGCGTGAATTTGTTCTCTGTTAACATGGGACCTATGCTTCACTCCCCCCCACTTCAAGATCTTCag AAAGTGCAGAGACAAGCGGCAAATGGTAGAAGAGATTGCAGCTCATCATCATCTGATGAATGCATCAAGTTTGTGGCTCTTGAATCGGCTCATGATCAGCATCAACAGCCTCCCAGAATGCCTCCCATTCGCC CACCAGAGAAGAGACAACGTGTTCCTTCTGCATATAACCGATTCATTAA GGAAGAAATCCAAAGGATAAAATCAGTCAAACCGGACATTAGCCACCGTGAAGCCTTCAGCACTGCTGCAAAAAAT TGGGCACATTTTCCGCACATTCATTATGATCAAAAACGGGATAATAGCAACAAGCTTCAGAAGTCGGATGATCATGCAGTTGCAGGAGAGATTACTCCCAAAACTCATCACTTGTACTGA
- the LOC108212824 gene encoding probable disease resistance RPP8-like protein 2, whose translation MENPSPDHNLAFGDILSEVSGDQEAGPICFREKLTINFRLLDVCRKLLKIEERLSLYLRSTDIPFLESIVGQGLNSQVQWVTSKLHKTSLMLKVIFERIKSETASKVETRELLRFAISISDITTLIDRDIISNIISDEIMEYTSPTKVREYAKRFAEKLSSVEAQIEGLHDRATTLGLTSATSEQTTRLSNNIYTEEAVLEEERKDVFTVSLEEDIQVITTKLTGGQKTAALVAIIGEKGIGKTTLAKKIYHHRVVAHHFPCRAWVTASDDFEPNSFLFSIAKQVLVGFVENDPIDRIRYKLARLWWHQKYLIVLDDAHAIVEARKTLCKLCPNQSNGSKLLITTSKRGLLKASSNCYIHERRVLGDEEAWELFNTRLDFQVDQEVEQFARDIVKKCSGSPSSVLRLADIISSKAATQEQFITLSQINDPNGSSYPSLTSGSDLMSSSDKQFLMQFIHFSKTEIPARRLIVLWVAEGLVDQPADSAETPECAGENVLMELVQKRMIQVAKWKPNGKVKTCRLKYSLMDKLRTEAGKANFLKINWQVAASKSTKKKGVMLRVADHLDNNCSIFSHIHENDSIGSSSFKHHYKRLISFLSFDSREGPVPGKDIGNFIHRGIKLKCFKMLRVLDLEGTFRPKLPDSIKKLSQLRYLGLRHTYTELLPEAIGKLSNLQTLDLKHTCLRSLPGSIWKLQQLRHLYLSENYRSRIMVPGSSISLLNIQTLWGAFVDDETGIEDGLKKLTSLRKLGMVYRLPLMQQGILAKWILKLHHLESLRLRSVDDMNNPSLLYLKTISGLNKLSSLYLLGKLANPLVLEAMPESLTEITLSLSGLSVDPMRTLEKLPYLRILNLYAGSCTNSTMVCSSGGFPLLRLLNLWKLEELVEWIVKDGSLTILRHLEIRSCAKLKMIPEGLKHLKNCRELRLTNMPEDFKTRVTKDEGVDWPSIAHIASVILKN comes from the exons ATGGAAAATCCAAGTCCAGATCATAATTTGGCCTTCGGTGATATCCTTTCAG AGGTAAGCGGTGATCAAGAAGCTGGCCCAATTTGTTTCCGCGAGAAGCTGACAATCAACTTCCGCTTGCTGGATGTCTGCAGAAAGCTATTAAAAATAGAAGAGCGCCTTTCGCTTTATTTGAGAAGCACAGATATTCCCTTCTTGGAATCCATAGTGGGGCAAGGACTGAACAGCCAAGTTCAATGGGTGACCTCAAAACTTCACAAAACTTCTCTTATGTTGAAAGTTATATTTGAGAGGATCAAATCAGAAACAGCCTCAAAGGTTGAAACCAGGGAGCTGTTGAGATTTGCCATTTCTATATCAGACATCACCACACTGATAGATCGAGATATCATTAGCAATATCATATCAGATGAAATCATGGAATACACTTCTCCTACTAAAGTACGCGAATATGCAAAGCGGTTTGCTGAAAAGCTTTCATCAGTTGAGGCTCAGATCGAGGGACTCCATGACCGGGCAACTACATTGGGCCTCACATCTGCTACATCTGAGCAGACAACACGTCTCAGTAATAACATATATACTGAGGAAGCCGTGttggaagaagaaagaaaagatgTGTTCACTGTAAGTCTAGAGGAAGATATTCAGGTTATAACAACCAAGTTAACTGGAGGCCAAAAAACAGCCGCTCTAGTAGCAATAATTGGTGAAAAAGGTATTGGAAAAACTACTCTGGCTAAAAAAATCTACCACCATCGAGTGGTCGCTCATCATTTTCCTTGTCGTGCTTGGGTGACTGCATCTGATGACTTTGAACCTAATTCTTTTTTGTTTAGCATAGCAAAGCAAGTTCTTGTAGGCTTTGTTGAAAATGACCCCATCGATAGAATAAGGTACAAACTTGCTCGTTTGTGGTGGCATCAGAAGTATCTAATAGTCCTTGACGATGCACATGCAATTGTAGAAGCCAGAAAGACTCTTTGTAAATTATGTCCAAACCAATCTAATGGAAGTAAACTCTTGATAACCACTTCCAAGAGAGGCCTTTTAAAAGCTTCCTCAAATTGCTATATTCATGAAAGGCGTGTTTTGGGTGATGAAGAAGCATGGGAGCTGTTCAATACCAGATTAGATTTTCAGGTTGATCAAGAAGTGGAACAGTTTGCACGAGATATTGTAAAGAAATGCTCAGGTAGCCCTTCATCAGTATTAAGGTTAGCCGATATCATTTCTAGCAAAGCAGCAACGCAGGAGCAGTTTATCACCCTCAGTCAGATCAATGATCCCAATGGATCCAGTTATCCTTCCCTGACCTCCGGCTCTGATCTTATGTCATCAAGTGACAAACAATTCCTTATGCAATTCATACATTTTTCCAAGACTGAAATTCCGGCCAGGAGATTAATTGTATTGTGGGTTGCTGAAGGACTGGTAGATCAACCAGCAGATAGTGCAGAAACACCCGAATGTGCAGGTGAAAATGTTCTGATGGAGTTGGTACAGAAACGCATGATCCAAGTAGCAAAATGGAAGCCAAATGGAAAGGTGAAAACATGTAGGCTGAAGTACAGCTTGATGGATAAATTAAGGACAGAAGCAGGCAAAGCgaattttctcaaaataaacTGGCAAGTAGCTGCCTCCAAGTCAACCAAAAAGAAGGGTGTGATGCTTCGAGTAGCAGATCATCTTGACAATAATTGTTCGATCTTCTCACACATCCACGAGAATGACAGCATTGGTTCTTCTTCTTTTAAGCATCATTACAAGCGGCTCATTTCATTTCTTTCGTTTGATTCACGCGAAGGGCCTGTACCTGGAAAAGACATAGGCAACTTCATCCATAGAGGCATTAAGTTGAAGTGCTTTAAAATGCTTCGCGTACTTGATCTTGAGGGTACATTTAGACCTAAATTACCAGATTCAATAAAAAAGCTATCTCAATTGAGATATTTAGGCCTTCGTCATACTTATACAGAGTTGCTTCCTGAGGCAATAGGTAAATTATCTAACCTTCAGACCTTGGATTTGAAACACACTTGCCTCAGGAGCCTTCCCGGTTCTATATGGAAGTTGCAACAGCTACGCCATCTGTACTTGAGTGAGAACTATCGCAGCAGGATTATGGTGCCCGGGAGTTCTATATCACTCCTCAACATTCAGACACTGTGGGGTGCATTTGTGGATGATGAAACGGGGATTGAAGATGGTCTGAAGAAACTAACCAGTCTTAGAAAGTTAGGAATGGTATATCGTTTACCGTTAATGCAGCAGGGTATATTAGCCAAGTGGATACTAAAATTGCATCATCTGGAATCCTTGAGACTGAGATCAGTCGATGACATGAATAATCCATCTCTCCTTTATTTAAAAACCATTTCAGGACTCAACAAGCTGTCCAGTCTGTATCTACTCGGAAAGCTAGCAAATCCACTTGTTCTAGAAGCAATGCCAGAGAGCCTTACTGAAATTACTTTGTCACTTTCTGGTCTAAGTGTTGATCCAATGCGGACATTGGAGAAGCTTCCATATCTGAGAATCCTGAACTTATATGCAGGATCCTGTACCAACAGCACAATGGTTTGCTCATCAGGAGGATTTCCTTTGCTACGACTCCTCAATTTGTGGAAGTTAGAAGAACTTGTAGAGTGGATTGTGAAAGATGGATCCCTGACAATTCTTAGACATTTAGAGATTAGGTCTTGTGCAAAGTTAAAAATGATTCCAGAAGGTCTAAAACACCTCAAGAATTGTCGGGAATTGAGGTTGACAAATATGCCTGAGGACTTTAAAACAAGGGTTACAAAGGATGAGGGTGTAGATTGGCCGAGTATTGCACATATTGCTTCAGTCATCCTAAAGAACTAA
- the LOC108211527 gene encoding putative axial regulator YABBY 2 isoform X4, giving the protein MSLEFTTERVCYVQCNVCNTVLAVSVPCNSMTTVVTVRCGHCVNLFSVNMGPMLHSPPLQDLQRQAANGRRDCSSSSSDECIKFVALESAHDQHQQPPRMPPIRQKRQRVPSAYNRFIKEEIQRIKSVKPDISHREAFSTAAKNWAHFPHIHYDQKRDNSNKLQKSDDHAVAGEITPKTHHLY; this is encoded by the exons ATGTCTCTCGAATTCACCACCGAACGTGTGTGTTATGTTCAGTGCAACGTCTGCAACACTGTTCTCGCG GTGAGTGTTCCATGCAACAGTATGACCACAGTGGTGACAGTGAGGTGCGGGCATTGCGTGAATTTGTTCTCTGTTAACATGGGACCTATGCTTCACTCCCCCCCACTTCAAGATCTTCag AGACAAGCGGCAAATGGTAGAAGAGATTGCAGCTCATCATCATCTGATGAATGCATCAAGTTTGTGGCTCTTGAATCGGCTCATGATCAGCATCAACAGCCTCCCAGAATGCCTCCCATTCGCC AGAAGAGACAACGTGTTCCTTCTGCATATAACCGATTCATTAA GGAAGAAATCCAAAGGATAAAATCAGTCAAACCGGACATTAGCCACCGTGAAGCCTTCAGCACTGCTGCAAAAAAT TGGGCACATTTTCCGCACATTCATTATGATCAAAAACGGGATAATAGCAACAAGCTTCAGAAGTCGGATGATCATGCAGTTGCAGGAGAGATTACTCCCAAAACTCATCACTTGTACTGA
- the LOC108211527 gene encoding putative axial regulator YABBY 2 isoform X2, with translation MSLEFTTERVCYVQCNVCNTVLAVSVPCNSMTTVVTVRCGHCVNLFSVNMGPMLHSPPLQDLQKVQRQAANGRRDCSSSSSDECIKFVALESAHDQHQQPPRMPPIRQKRQRVPSAYNRFIKEEIQRIKSVKPDISHREAFSTAAKNWAHFPHIHYDQKRDNSNKLQKSDDHAVAGEITPKTHHLY, from the exons ATGTCTCTCGAATTCACCACCGAACGTGTGTGTTATGTTCAGTGCAACGTCTGCAACACTGTTCTCGCG GTGAGTGTTCCATGCAACAGTATGACCACAGTGGTGACAGTGAGGTGCGGGCATTGCGTGAATTTGTTCTCTGTTAACATGGGACCTATGCTTCACTCCCCCCCACTTCAAGATCTTCag AAAGTGCAGAGACAAGCGGCAAATGGTAGAAGAGATTGCAGCTCATCATCATCTGATGAATGCATCAAGTTTGTGGCTCTTGAATCGGCTCATGATCAGCATCAACAGCCTCCCAGAATGCCTCCCATTCGCC AGAAGAGACAACGTGTTCCTTCTGCATATAACCGATTCATTAA GGAAGAAATCCAAAGGATAAAATCAGTCAAACCGGACATTAGCCACCGTGAAGCCTTCAGCACTGCTGCAAAAAAT TGGGCACATTTTCCGCACATTCATTATGATCAAAAACGGGATAATAGCAACAAGCTTCAGAAGTCGGATGATCATGCAGTTGCAGGAGAGATTACTCCCAAAACTCATCACTTGTACTGA
- the LOC108213633 gene encoding ubiquitin-ribosomal protein eL40y fusion protein-like, which produces MSKMQIFVKSLSSKTLALGVDSSDTVESVKKQIANENGVAVADVEELRLAFAGRELEDHRVIGDYPIHNESTLDVLLRLRGGKGGPPKIDLNLVALAQKHNQRKMICRKCYARLDIRAKNCRKKKCGHSNQLRPKSVLDSKGSG; this is translated from the exons ATGAGTAAGATGCAGATCTTCGTGAAATCGTTGAGCAGCAAAACGCTTGCACTCGGTGTCGACTCGAGTGACACGGTCGAGTCCGTTAAGAAGCAGATTGCTAATGAGAACGGTG TAGCTGTGGCTGACGTGGAGGAGCTGAGGCTCGCGTTCGCAGGCCGAGAGCTCGAAGATCACCGTGTAATCGGTGATTATCCGATCCACAACG AGTCCACTCTGGATGTGCTTTTGAGGCTTCGAGGAGGCAAGGGAGGGCCTCCGAAGATTGATCTGAACCTGGTTGCTCTGGCTCAGAAGCACAACCAGCGCAAGATGATCTGTAGGAA GTGCTATGCGCGATTGGATATTCGGGCTAAAAACTGCAGGAAGAAGAAGTGTGGGCATAGCAACCAG TTGAGGCCCAAGTCGGTGCTGGATTCCAAGGGCTCGGGATAA
- the LOC108211259 gene encoding uncharacterized protein LOC108211259 isoform X2, with protein MKERYRDEERKKNGEGSRREKEKGEASSLPESRRHWKRSRRPSRTSFTRQGGDRPRSYYQGQRSDPRMVLERQGNNDPRSHPGDPRMGSDRQGNNDARSHPGEEDMEIGYEDKPMLQTFEGLEQRFLDDIMKLAKEQTDAEDAENARHRESINSINCQYQEQLDALRARHAARRDEILKRETEARQQQYQTVVLDNYPNSGMVHSDPHGYPAAEPHQYDPYVERARFPVGYRDHGLDQRGQYHGPRVPEAGSRYR; from the exons ATGAAGGAGAGATACAGAGACGAAGAAAGAAAGAAGAATGGAGAAGGAAGTAGAAGGGAGAAGGAGAAAGGAGAAGCGAGTAGCTTGCCAGAATCACGTCGACATTGGAAAAGAAGCCGCCGTCCCAGTCGTACATCTTTTACTC GTCAAGGGGGTGATAGACCTAGATCCTACTACCAGGGCCAAAGGTCAGATCCAAGAATGGTTCTAGAGAGACAAGGCAACAATGATCCTAGATCTCATCCTGGTGACCCAAGAATGGGTTCGGACAGACAAGGCAACAATGATGCTAGATCTCATCCTGGTGAAGAAGATATGGAGATTGGGTATGAAGATAAACCCATGCTGCAGACCTTTGAGGGTCTTGAACAAAGATTTCTGGATGACATCATGAAACTAGCTAAAGAACAGACTGATGCAGAGGATGCTGAGAATGCTAGGCACAGGGAG AGCATAAACTCCATCAATTGTCAGTATCAGGAACAACTTGATGCGCTTCGAGCCCGGCATGCAGCTCGAAGAGATGAGATCCTTAAGAGAGAAACTGAAGCACGTCAACAGCAGTATCAGACAGTAGTGCTGGACAACTACCCTAACAGTGGAATGGTCCATAGCGACCCCCATGGTTATCCTGCTGCGGAACCACATCAGTACGATCCCTACGTTGAACGGGCTCGATTTCCGGTCGGGTATAGGGACCATGGGCTTGATCAAAGAGGTCAATACCATGGCCCCCGAGTTCCTGAAGCGGGATCACGTTATCGCTGA
- the LOC108212825 gene encoding DELLA protein RGL1-like gives MSGYIGISSSNIVQTGDNRPVEVLKEENFSRAVEVSVSRLEEPGEPSIDKGKIAEVGFGDLVSPSLGPRVDSPAVKQRPGFGSASLFELLSRYERGGKRLSDHENLGNPSCESSSRQKLSTEEIIRVAAERYIEFPSKDLDCVTTFIHPYGSALSSLSLEETSGADLAHLLLSAAEKIWDGKIDSARRMLAFCQCKASRSGNPIERLTSYFSAALQERISRETGSRRISTISDNARTPNFNGLFTGVDQTAVAIHEYIPFSKVLHFASTQTILEHVENETDIHLIDLHIRSGMQWPPMIQALSERKDYPIKYLKITALDTVDKQIVEDIGKRLESFANPLNISFSFNVVSVDDISNLNKELFDVQSGEAVVIYAPTILRTMLPRPDKMENLMRVIKELNPLIMILHEIEANDNSPSFINRFVETLFFYSTWFDCLEECLDRDNQHRKTLERHYFGRGIINTLATEGEERITRSVKLDVWRSYFVRCQMVEVEVPESSFHQAEVVLKKGFSCARFCTLSSDGKCLMIAWKGTPVFSLSTWKFEQNS, from the coding sequence ATGTCGGGTTATATCGGGATATCGAGTTCAAATATTGTTCAGACAGGTGATAATAGGCCAGTTGAAGTCCTTAAGGAAGAAAATTTTAGTCGAGCAGTAGAAGTATCTGTGTCGAGACTGGAGGAACCCGGAGAGCCGAGCATTGATAAGGGAAAAATTGCAGAAGTGGGATTCGGTGATTTAGTGTCTCCCAGCCTCGGCCCCCGAGTAGACTCCCCTGCAGTCAAGCAGAGGCCTGGTTTTGGTTCTGCTTCATTGTTTGAGCTTCTCAGCAGATACGAAAGAGGGGGGAAAAGGTTGTCAGATCATGAAAATTTAGGCAATCCGAGCTGCGAAAGTTCAAGTAGGCAGAAGCTCTCGACAGAAGAGATCATAAGGGTGGCTGCAGAGAGGTACATTGAGTTCCCTAGCAAAGATCTTGACTGTGTTACAACTTTTATTCACCCTTATGGTTCGGCCTTGTCGAGTCTGTCACTGGAGGAAACAAGCGGCGCAGACCTTGCACACCTTCTTTTATCTGCGGCTGAAAAAATTTGGGATGGGAAGATTGATTCTGCAAGGAGAATGCTTGCGTTCTGCCAGTGCAAGGCCTCGAGGTCAGGTAATCCAATTGAAAGACTAACGTCGTATTTTTCTGCAGCTCTGCAAGAGAGAATCTCCAGAGAGACGGGCAGTAGAAGAATTAGTACAATTAGTGACAATGCTAGAACTCCCAATTTTAATGGCCTCTTTACAGGTGTTGATCAAACAGCTGTGGCGATCCACGAGTACATTCCATTTAGTAAGGTCTTGCACTTTGCATCAACGCAGACTATTCTAGAACATGTGGAAAATGAGACCGATATACACCTCATTGATCTTCATATTAGGAGTGGAATGCAGTGGCCACCTATGATACAAGCCCTTTCAGAGCGGAAAGATTATCCAATTAAGTACCTCAAGATAACCGCTCTTGATACAGTAGACAAGCAGATTGTTGAGGATATTGGCAAGAGGCTGGAAAGCTTTGCCAATCCTCTGAACATCTCCTTTTCATTCAACGTCGTATCTGTGGATGACATTAGTAACCTGAACAAAGAATTATTTGATGTTCAATCTGGTGAAGCGGTGGTGATCTATGCTCCTACAATACTCAGAACTATGCTCCCGAGGCCTGATAAAATGGAAAATTTGATGAGAGTAATCAAAGAACTCAATCCCCTGATTATGATCTTACATGAAATAGAAGCCAACGACAACTCACCTTCATTTATCAATCGCTTCGTTGAGACCCTTTTCTTCTATAGTACATGGTTTGATTGCTTGGAAGAGTGCCTGGACCGCGATAACCAGCACAGGAAGACTCTTGAAAGACATTACTTTGGCAGAGGGATCATAAACACTCTTGCAACCGAGGGAGAAGAGAGGATTACGCGAAGTGTGAAGCTCGACGTGTGGAGATCATACTTTGTGAGGTGTCAAATGGTGGAAGTGGAAGTCCCGGAATCATCTTTTCATCAAGCTGAAGTGGTTCTTAAGAAGGGATTTTCTTGTGCAAGGTTCTGCACTCTCAGTAGTGATGGCAAGTGTTTGATGATTGCATGGAAAGGAACTCCAGTGTTTTCACTTTCGACTTGGAAGTTTGAGCAAAATTCGTAA
- the LOC108211259 gene encoding uncharacterized protein LOC108211259 isoform X1 yields the protein MRRSGQYGDPGGKAYVPAQMQHMSGQRVEQKSNNYQGRQESMTSDKEHPYGAPRGDGHWRWERDGSSHMFNEGQGGDRPRSYYQGQRSDPRMVLERQGNNDPRSHPGDPRMGSDRQGNNDARSHPGEEDMEIGYEDKPMLQTFEGLEQRFLDDIMKLAKEQTDAEDAENARHRESINSINCQYQEQLDALRARHAARRDEILKRETEARQQQYQTVVLDNYPNSGMVHSDPHGYPAAEPHQYDPYVERARFPVGYRDHGLDQRGQYHGPRVPEAGSRYR from the exons ATGAGGCGGTCAGGACAGTATGGCGATCCAGGTGGAAAAGCATATGTTCCGGCGCAGATGCAACATATGTCTGGTCAGAGAGTAGAACAGAAATCTAATAATTATCAAGGGAGACAAGAATCCATGACCTCTGACAAGGAACATCCATACGGGGCTCCAAGAGGAGATGGGCATTGGAGGTGGGAAAGAGATGGCTCTTCCCACATGTTCAATGAAG GTCAAGGGGGTGATAGACCTAGATCCTACTACCAGGGCCAAAGGTCAGATCCAAGAATGGTTCTAGAGAGACAAGGCAACAATGATCCTAGATCTCATCCTGGTGACCCAAGAATGGGTTCGGACAGACAAGGCAACAATGATGCTAGATCTCATCCTGGTGAAGAAGATATGGAGATTGGGTATGAAGATAAACCCATGCTGCAGACCTTTGAGGGTCTTGAACAAAGATTTCTGGATGACATCATGAAACTAGCTAAAGAACAGACTGATGCAGAGGATGCTGAGAATGCTAGGCACAGGGAG AGCATAAACTCCATCAATTGTCAGTATCAGGAACAACTTGATGCGCTTCGAGCCCGGCATGCAGCTCGAAGAGATGAGATCCTTAAGAGAGAAACTGAAGCACGTCAACAGCAGTATCAGACAGTAGTGCTGGACAACTACCCTAACAGTGGAATGGTCCATAGCGACCCCCATGGTTATCCTGCTGCGGAACCACATCAGTACGATCCCTACGTTGAACGGGCTCGATTTCCGGTCGGGTATAGGGACCATGGGCTTGATCAAAGAGGTCAATACCATGGCCCCCGAGTTCCTGAAGCGGGATCACGTTATCGCTGA
- the LOC108211527 gene encoding putative axial regulator YABBY 2 isoform X3 has product MSLEFTTERVCYVQCNVCNTVLAVSVPCNSMTTVVTVRCGHCVNLFSVNMGPMLHSPPLQDLQRQAANGRRDCSSSSSDECIKFVALESAHDQHQQPPRMPPIRPPEKRQRVPSAYNRFIKEEIQRIKSVKPDISHREAFSTAAKNWAHFPHIHYDQKRDNSNKLQKSDDHAVAGEITPKTHHLY; this is encoded by the exons ATGTCTCTCGAATTCACCACCGAACGTGTGTGTTATGTTCAGTGCAACGTCTGCAACACTGTTCTCGCG GTGAGTGTTCCATGCAACAGTATGACCACAGTGGTGACAGTGAGGTGCGGGCATTGCGTGAATTTGTTCTCTGTTAACATGGGACCTATGCTTCACTCCCCCCCACTTCAAGATCTTCag AGACAAGCGGCAAATGGTAGAAGAGATTGCAGCTCATCATCATCTGATGAATGCATCAAGTTTGTGGCTCTTGAATCGGCTCATGATCAGCATCAACAGCCTCCCAGAATGCCTCCCATTCGCC CACCAGAGAAGAGACAACGTGTTCCTTCTGCATATAACCGATTCATTAA GGAAGAAATCCAAAGGATAAAATCAGTCAAACCGGACATTAGCCACCGTGAAGCCTTCAGCACTGCTGCAAAAAAT TGGGCACATTTTCCGCACATTCATTATGATCAAAAACGGGATAATAGCAACAAGCTTCAGAAGTCGGATGATCATGCAGTTGCAGGAGAGATTACTCCCAAAACTCATCACTTGTACTGA
- the LOC108213634 gene encoding ubiquitin-ribosomal protein eL40 fusion protein-like: protein MQIFVQNFVGKTLTLEVESSDTIRDVMCLVERKDGVPVDQQRLCFAGKELDGGLAVGDYGIGKEATLYLGARLVGGKGATQHYRNTDPKLVELAKKFNQCKLICRNCYARLHIRAKNCRKKQCGHSNQLRPKSVLDSRG from the exons ATGCAGatttttgttcaaaattttGTTGGGAAAACCCTGACTCTCGAGGTTGAGTCGAGTGATACTATTCGTGAtgtcatgtgtttggttgagcgGAAAGACGGGGTTCCCGTGGATCAGCAGCGGTTGTGCTTTGCGGGAAAGGAACTTGATGGAGGGCTTGCTGTTGGTGATTATGGTATCGGTAAAG AGGCTACGTTGTATCTTGGTGCTAGGCTCGTGGGAGGCAAAGGTGCTACGCAGCACTACAGGAACACTGATCCAAAGCTGGTGGAGCTTGCAAAGAAGTTTAACCAGTGCAAGCTGATTTGCCGCAA CTGCTACGCTCGTCTGCACATTCGAGCCAAGAACTGCAGGAAGAAACAATGTGGCCACAGCAACCAG TTGCGTCCCAAGTCTGTTCTTGATTCCAGAGGTTGA